Below is a window of Edaphobacter bradus DNA.
GAGGAGGGAACTATTGACGGGTGAAGGCTCCCTGGTAGAAGCCGCTGGCACAGGAAGAAGTTGAGGAGGCTACGTAGATGCTGAAGTCCATCCCAGGCGAGAGACCGACGACTGCGATAGCGTCAGATGGAGCAGGGAGAGAGTAAGCAAACTTGAGGAATGGCCCTGTGATCATGCCGGTCAGCGTCGATGAAAGGGTACAGCCGGAGGAACTGAAGGTGATGCTGCCGGAGAGAGGGAATTGGCCGTCCGCGTTGGCGGGAGATTGCGTAAGGATGATCGTTGTCGGGCCGCTGACAGACCGGTCGGAAGAGTAGAGCGTGCCGGTGAAGGTTCCTGTGATGGGCGGAACGAATTCGGCACCGATGGTAGAGGAGGCTACAGCGCAGGGTCCGCCGATGACCTGAGCAGTGCCGTTGGCCGAGCTTACGGTGCTGCCAATGGTGCTCAAGGGGAGCTGGATCTTGAGCGTAGCAACGCTGCCGGAAAAAGATGCCGAGGTGAGGGTGAGCAGATTGTTGGAGTCGATCGAACCGGTAAAGGGAATGTCCTGGTTAGCCGGAATGCAGGGCGGCGAGGATTGGGGGTCATTGATCCGAAAGATGCCGGAGGCAGTGGAACCCTGAATGGTGAGGGCTCCTAGAAACTGAAAGATGGGATTGCCAGTGGAGGGCTGAGCGAGGTTCATACTCCAGTTTCCAGAGATGCTGTCGAAGGCTGGGGTAGTTGGGGTAGAGGGGCCGGAGATTGGAGGTGTGGAGACCGAGGAGCTAGTGCCGCAGCCTATGAGGAGAGCCGAGACCAGAACGAGAGGTAGAAGTACTTGGGTTTTTGTTGTGGGCATCTCAAACAAGGGCATTTTGACAGCCCGATAGTAGGGGAGCCCCTATGGCGTGTCAAGTGTAAGTATTGGGAAATAAGGGTGATAGCTCGATGTGGGCAGTGTGAAACTTATTTAAGGTCTGAAACATCAGATAGGTTGACAATAAGTGACTCAAGGTGAGAGTCTTGGGTTAGTTAATTTGGTGGGCTTCGGCCCTGATGGGGTGCTTGAGATGGCAAAGATTATTGGTATTGACTTAGGAACCACGAACTCGTGCGTGGCCGTGATGGAAGGCGGCGAGCCGAAGGTGATTCCGAATGACGAGGGCGGGCGCACGACGCCGTCAATCGTTGCGTTTACGAAGAGCGGGGAGCGTCTGGTGGGCCAGGTGGCCAAGCGGCAGGCGATCACGAACCCGGAGAACACGATCTACTCGATCAAGCGTTTTATGGGCCGCCGCTTCAATGAAGTGAACGACGAGATGAAGATGGTGCCGTACAAGGTGGTCCAGCAGGGCGACCATGTGGCGGTGAGCGCGCAGGGCAAGGATTACACCCCGCCTGAGGTCTCGGCGATGATCCTGCAGAAGCTGAAGAAGGCGGCTGAGGATTATCTGGGGACGACGGTGACGGAGGCCGTGATTACGGTTCCGGCGTACTTCAACGACGCGCAGCGCCAGGCTACGAAGGATGCAGGAAGGATCGCCGGGCTCGACGTCAAGCGCATTGTGAATGAGCCGACGGCAGCGGCTCTGGCTTATGGCCTCGACAAGAAGAAGGACGAGACGATCGCCGTGTATGACTTCGGCGGCGGTACGTTCGATATCTCGATCCTTGAGGTTGGCGAGGGCGTGATTGAGGTGAAGTCGACCAATGGCGATACGCACCTTGGCGGCGACAACCTTGACCAGAGGATTGTTGACTGGCTGATCTCCGAGTTCAAGAGCGAGTCGGGTCTTGACCTGACCTCGAAGGGCAATGAGATGGCGCTGCAGCGGCTGAAGGATGCCGCGGAGCGCGCGAAGATTGAGCTTTCGACGGCGCAGGAGACAGAAATCAATCTGCCGTTCATTACTGCGGACGCTAGCGGGCCGAAGCACCTGGTTCGCAAGCTGACGCGGGCGAAGCTGGAGAGCCTGGTCGATGATCTGCTGCAGAAGTCGGTTGGGCCGTGCAAGCAGGCGTTGAAGGATGCGGGCGTGGACGCGAGCAAGATCGATGAGGTCGTGCTGGTCGGCGGGCAGACTCGTATGCCGAAGATCCAGCAACTGGTGAAGGAGCTGTTTGGCAAGGAGCCGCATAAGGGTGTGAATCCGGATGAGGTCGTCGCGATTGGCGCGGCGGTGCAGGCCGGCGTGCTGGCTGGCGATGTGAAGGACCTGCTGCTGCTGGATGTGACTCCGCTGACACTGTCGATTGAGACGATGGGCGGCGTGGCGACTGGGATGATCCAGCGGAACACGACGATTCCGACGAAGAAGACGGAGACGTTTTCGACGGCGGCGGACTCGCAGACCGAGGTCGAGGTGCATGTGCTGCAGGGCGAGCGTCCGATGGCGGCGCAGAACCGGACTCTGGGCAAGTTCAAGCTCTCGGGGATTCCGCCAGCTCCGCGTGGCATACCGCAGATCGAGGTGACCTTCGATATCGACGCGAACGGCATCCTGAACGTCACGGCGAAGGACAACGCGACGGGCAAGGACCAGAAGATCACAATCACGAGCTCTTCGGGCCTGAGCAAGGAAGAGGTTGAGCGCATGGCGAAGGAGGCTGAGGCTCACGCTGGCGAGGACAAGGCGAAGCGCGAGGAGGTTGAGGCTCGCAATCAGCTCGACTCGATGGTCTACAACGTCGAGAAGATGCTGAAGGACTCGGGCGAGAAGGTTGCGGCTTCGGACAAGACCGACGTTGAGAGCGCGCTGGAAGAGGCGAAGAAGACGCTGGCCGGAACTCCGAGCGCAAGTGAGCTGAATGCGGCGAAGGATCGTCTAACGACTGCGAGCCACAAGCTGGCTGAGGCGATGTACAAGGCGACCTCGGCGGCTGGCACCGACGGCGCGGCCTCGGCTGGCGCTGCTGCCGGAGCGCACGAAGAGGCGAAGAAGGACGAAGGCGTAATCGACGCCGAGTACGTGGATGTAGACGAGAAGAAGTAAAGCAACTCAGTTGTTCGTTGCGGGTTATTAGTTGCAGTAGATTTTCCGGGCGCTCCTCGCAAGTTGTTGGGAGCGCCCTTCTGTATAAAGCGACGGGAGGTGCGTCATGACGAACATGGTATGGAAGTGCGAGCAATGGTTCGGGGGAAAGATGCAGGCCCAGCAGGTCTTCACGAGCGAGGACCAGGCAAGAGAGTTTGCACGGAGGTTGTCCGGGGTGGCTCCTGAGCTCGTGTTGAAGATTGAGGCTATGCCGATTCAGCAGGTGTGGAACTGAGGGAGGAGAAAGTTGAAGGCAGAAATTGTAGGTATGAAGTTTCGCGCAGCTTCATTTACTTGTCCGTTCTGTCTTGTCAATTCACAGCAGGGTTGGCATCAGGCGATTGATACATCTCGCGGTTCACCGGGGCAGCCGGTAGAGGGACTTCTTACCGGAAAATGTCTTAACTGTCAGGAACGAACTGTTTGGTATCGCGACACGTTGGTCTTCCCAAAAGCGGAATCGACAGCTCCCCTTTCTACCGATCACATGCCTGATGACGTAAAGGTAGTTTTTGAGGAGGCTCGAAATGTTCTTTCTATTTCTCCTAGATCTGCATGCGCGTTACTCCGGCTCTGCATTCAGAAGATATGTATTCATAAAGGTCAGTCTGGCGAAAACCTGAACAAAGACATAGGGAATTTAGTGATTGATGGGCTATCTCCACAAACTCAAAAGGCTCTAGATGTAGTTCGCGTAATCGGAAATAATTCTGTTCATCCAAAAGACATCATTGAGGGGGATACGGACGAGATTGCGCGATATATGTTCGAGGTCGTGAATTCGATCGTGGATGATTTATTTGGCAGAGAAGAGCGCCTTCGTAAGGCATACGCCGGACTACCTCAATCTGTACTAGAAGCAATCGAAAGGCGAGATCGAACGGCAAATATAAAGGACACTGTGAATGCCGGAGGGGAATGAGATTCATCGCTGGGCCGAGCGTCATGCGGCGGCGTTTGCTGGCAAGGTGGTTCGGGCAGATGGGCCACAGGGACGCTTTGCCGATGTGGATGTGATTGATGGCCGCAGGCTTGAGCGCGTGATGGCTGTTGGCAAGCACCTGGGGTATGACTTCGGGAAGGATCGGATTCTGCATGTGCATCTTGGATTGCAGGGCGACTTCACGGAGGGCTCCGGGTCGCTGCCTGCGGTGAAAGGCGCGCTGCGGCTGCGTATGTGGAATGCGGCGGCGATCAAAAAGCCGGCGGTGCCGGGTGTGAGCAAGCGGCATGCGTGGTACTCGGAGGATGACGGGACAGGGCATATCGAGCCGAACAAGGTTGCGTGGGTTGAGCTGCGCGGGCCGATGGACTGCTCGATCTACACGCAGAAGAAGTGGGATGAGTTGGTAGAGCGGCTGGGGCCCGATCCTCTGAACGGCGACGGGCCGGACAGGATGATCGCAAAGGTTGCGAAGAGCAGGAAGCCGATCGGCGAGCTGCTGATGGACCAGTCGGTGGCCGCGGGAGTGGGGAACATCCTGCGCGCGGAGCTGCTGTTTCGTGCGCGGCTGAGCCCGTTTGTTGCGGGGAAGGATGTTCCGGAGAAGACGCTGCGGGCGATGTGGAAGGATCTGGCTCCGCTGATAAGGGCGGGGATGGCTGATCGGAGGATTGTGACGACGAAGCCGAAGGACAGGCCGCATAAGACGGGAGCCGTGCTGAAGGAAGAGGCTCATTATGTGTATCGGCGGAATGGGCGGCCCTGTTTTGTGTCGGGGACCACGGTGATGAAGAAGGAGATGGCAGGGAGGAATCTGTTCTGGTGCCCGACGTGCCAGGCGGAGTGAGTTGGAGGCTTTTCCGGTGCGGAAGAACCCGTGCCGGTTGCAGAATGGTAAGAGGCTATGGCGACACAGACTAAGGATTACTACGGGACTCTCGGGGTCAAGAAGACGGCGACGGCGGAGGAGATTCGCAAGGCGTTTCGGAAGGCCGCGCGCAAGTATCACCCGGATGTGAATCCGGGCGACAAGAAGGCCGAGGAGAAGTTCAAGGAGATCTCCGAGGCGAACGATGTGCTGAGCGACGAGAAGAAGCGGAAGATCTATGACCAGTTCGGCTTCTACTCGGACAACATCGACCCGGCGGCTGCGGAGGCAGCGGCCCGAGGAGGGTATTCGGGTGGTGGATTTCCAGGCGCGGGCGCGGGTGGACGCGGTGGCGCTCAGGAGGTTCCGTTCGACTTTGGTGGGTTTGACTTCTCAGACTTCACGACGGGCGGGGGACATCAGCAGCAGGGCGGCGGCTTTGGCGGGAGCTTTCGCGACATCTTCAGCGGAATGTTTACGGGCGGCGGCCATAAGGCGCGCGGACCGGAGCCGGGGACCGACCTCGAGTACCAGATCAGTGTGGACTTCTGGACGGCGGTGCGCGGCGGTGTGACGAAGCTTGAGATTACGCGGCAGGAGGTCTGCCCGACTTGCAAAGGCAAGTCAACGACGGGCGGGAGCGCGGAGTGTCCGGAGTGCCATGGCACGGGCCAGGTGACGCAGATGGGCGGGAGGATGAAGTTCAACATCCAGTGCCCGCGGTGCGGCGGCTCGGGCAAGGTGCATCATGCGTGTTCGACGTGCCACGGCGAGGGTGTGGTGACGAAGAAGGAGCAGCTCGAGTTTCGTATCAAGCCGGGGACGAGAGACGGCCAGCGGATTCGGTTGGCAGGCAAGGGCAATGCCGGATTGAACGGCGGGCAGCCGGGCGATCTGTACCTGATCATCAAGGCGGGGACGCATCCGGTGTTTACACGGGTGGGCGACGATATTCATGTAACCGTTCCGGTTGCAATTGCAGAGGCGGCGCTTGGAGCGAAGATCGAAGTCCCGACGATTGATGGACGGACGCAGTTGAAGATTCCGCCGGGGACACAGAGCGGGCAGAAGCTCAGGATGCGTGAGAAAGGTGTGCCGAGCGCTGCGCGTGAGGGCGTCCGTGGGGACGAGATCGTCGAGGTGAAGCTTGTCGTGCCGAAGGTGCAGGATGAGCGGTCGAAAGAGATTCTGCGCGAGCTGGCGAGGCTGAATCCGGAGGATCCGCGAGAGGAGCTGTTCGCTAAGGCTTAACAAGGCCACGACCGCGGAAGACAGGGATGGACGCGGATCAGGTCGGCCCCTGTTCACGAAGAAATGTTCGGAATGACATCAGATATTTGCACAAGAAATGGTGCATCCGTTATGGAATTGCCTTAGTACGGAGGTGGTTCCATGCGGCATCTGGCGGGCGGGCTGGTGTTGGCGGGTGCGGTGTGTTTTGTTGGCTTGCGGGGTGCGCGGGCTGAGGAACCGGTCGCTCCTACGGCCGACGAGATCGTTACGCGGATGATGGCGAAGAACGCGGAGCGGCAGGCGGAGTTGGAGAGCTATACGTCGGAACGGAGGTATCGGGTGGAGTACAAGGGGACGGGCGGGGAGCATCATGCCGAGATTGTGGTGCGGGCGGAGTATCTGGGTTCGGGTCAAATGGGGGCGGGGCAGAAGCGGCTGACGGTCGTTGAGGAGTCCGGGTCGAAGATGATCTGCGAGCGGGTGCTGCGCAAGATGGTGGAGAGCGAGCAGGAGGCTTCGGAGAAGGCGAACCGGATGCAGATGATGCTGTCTCCCGAGAATTACAACATCGAGCTGGTGGGGCAGGAGCCGGTGGATGGTGTGCGGGCGTGGGTGCTACAAGTTTCGCCGAAGGTGGCGAGCACGTTTACCTATCGCGGGCGGGTGTGGGTGAGCGAGGACGACTACGCGGTGATGCGGGTGCAGGGCGAACCGGCGAAGAGTCCGTCGTGGTGGATCAGCTGGGCGAGCTTTGACTGGAGATACGAGCGGCATGGCGAATTCTGGCTGCCGGAGAAGAGCGTGGCGGCGAGCCATGTGCGGATCGGCGGAGACGCGAGGCTGATGATCGAGTACGGGACGTATCAGGTCATTGCGAAGGGTGAGAAGCGGGCAACGACGACTACGGCTCAGCTTATTGGTGCGGGGTTCAATCAATAGGGACGAAACGGTAGATTTATACCGTTTCGGGCTAATCTTGAGCAGTAACTCAAGATCGATATGAGGTTGAAGGATTTTGCCAGGAGAGACAGAGCGGTTCGACTTTGAGGGAACGCTGTTCGAATGGAATCGCGCGAAGGCAGCGTCTAATCTGCATAAGCACGGCGTGAGTTTTGGTGAGGCGGCGACCGTATTCGGAGATGAGGATGGCCTTTTGATCGGCGATCCGGATCATTCGGAAGATGAATCAAGATTCCTGCTTGTTGGACGGTCACGGCTTAGGCGATTATTGGTAGTAGTCTTAGTGGAACGAAGCGAGCGGGTACGAATCATCAGCGCGCGTCGAGCGACCCTTAGGGAAAGGAAGGCATATGAAGAAGGCTGTCAAGATTGACGCGGATGAGATGCGGGCTGAGTATGACTTCTCCAAGGGTGTGCGGAATCCTTACGCTGCCAAGTTTGCGAAGGGGAGCAATCTTGTGTTGATTGAGCCGGAGCTGTTTAAGGCGTTTCCCAGCGAGGAAGCGGTGAATGACGCTTTGCGGATCTTGCTGAAGGCCGGCGCACAGGCAATGAGGACCAAGCCGCAGAAGAAGGCGAGTTAGATTGGCCATGGCTACGAAGCGGAAGAACAAGGGCGCATATATGATCTCCGCGGTTGCCGAGATGTACCAGATTCATCCGCAGACGCTACGGCTGTATGAGCGCGAGGGGTTGCTGCGGCCTTCGCGCAGCGAGGGGAATACGCGGCTCTATACCGATGAGGACCTGGAGCGGCTGGAGTTCATCCTGAACCTGGCGCGCGATCTGGGGGTGAATATCGCGGGGATCGCGATTGTGCTGCAGATGCGCGAGCGCATGGAGGAGATGAACCGGCAGATGCAGGAGTTCGTCGACTACGTTCGGACGGAGATGCTGTCGCGGATGCAGCACCAGCAGCCTCCAACGGCAGGGCTGGTTCCGCTGCGGCGACCGGTGGTGATGCCGAAGAAGAAGTAGCGGCTTAGCGATGCGGGGCGCTTGGATTTGGCGGGACCGGCGTGATTCTTCCTGGGATAAACTTGATGGCTGGCTGGTGAGTTTTGGACCTGGCATGGTGCGATGAGTTTGTTCCTTCGGATACTCTTCTGGGTTGCGGCGGTCGGTTCCGTCACTTCGACGATCTACCTGCTGATGGTGGTGATCGCGGCGGTACGGTTCTGGCTGCGCCGGCGGCGTGATGATCGCGTGGGGGAGTTTCTGCCTCCGCTGAGCGTGCTAAAGCCGCTTCATGGGAAGGAGCCGGGGCTCGAGAAGAATCTTGAGTCGTTCTTCACGCAGGACTATCCGGAGTTTGAGCTGCTGTTCTGCGCGCGGCATGAGACGGACGAGGGATTGCGGCTGGCGCAGGCCGTGGGCGCGCGTCATCCGCAGGTGCAGGCTCGGTATCTGACGTGTGGAGAGCCGCAGTATCCGAACGCGAAGATGTATTCGCTGGGTGTGATGGCGGAGGCGGCTCGCAACGAGCACATGGTGACGAGTGACGCGGATTCCCGAGTAGAGCGGGATCTTCTGCGGAGGGTAGTGCAGTCGCTGGCGGATCCGAAGCTGGCGCTGGCGTCGTGTCTGTACCTGGGGACGGCGGACGTGCCTAATCTGGCGACGCAACTGGACGCGGTGGGCAAGAGCGTCGAGATGGGCTCGGGCGTGCTGGTGGCGGACATGGTGGAGGGCGGCACGAAGTTCGCGCTGGGAGTGGTGGTAGTGCAGCGGAGAAAGGCCTTCTACGATGCCGGTGGATATGAGGACCTGGGGCAGTATCAGGCGGAAGATTATGTGATGGGCAAGCGGCTGGCGGAGCAGGGGCAGGGAGTGATCATGGCTCCGCAGGTGATTCGGCTGGTGGTGCCGGAGACGTCGTTTGCGGCGTCGTTTCGCAATCAGTTGCGGTGGATGCAGAGCACGCGCAGATCGCGTCCTGCGGGACATCTGGGGACGGGGCTGACGTTCAGCGTTCCGTTCGGGCTTTTGGGGCTTGCGTGGGGAGTTCTCACGGGACGGCCTGAGCTGGGTGCGCTATGGCTGCTGGGAAGCTGCGTGAACCGGTGGGTGCAGGCTGGCGTGATGCTGAAGGCCCTGGGAGAGCCGAGGTGGGTTTGGCAGGCGCTGATCTATCCTCTGCGGGATTTGCTGGGCTGGGTGATCTGGTTTGTGAGCTATTTGCCTGCGAAGGTGCACTATCACGGCGGACAGTATCTGATCACGCCGGACGGGCGGTATAAGCAGGTTCCTTAAGGGGTTTGCGACTGCTGCGGAGCCGTCGACGTCTCGAAAAGACGAACGCAAAGTGCGCGAAGTTTTTCGCGGAGTGCGCAAAGTTGGTTGTCCTGTCGTCGTTGCATTCGGCCGACTGCTCAATAAAAACGAGAAGAAGTTTACTGATTTGAGAGCAGGGTCTTGCCGCCTGCAGACGCGAGCCTGTGGGTCGCGCCGTAGGGGGCGAGGTCGCGGGTGCGGGCGGTGGGGTTGTTGGTGAAGAGGAAGATGCGGCGTGGGCCTGACCAGAGCTGGCGGAGGCTGGCTTCGGTCTCGAAGATGTGTGGGGCGTCCGGCCAGAATGAGCCGTACCAGAGGCCGTTGACATCTCCGTTGATGAGGTGAACCTGCTGACGAGTGTAGAAGACGAGAGTGGAGCCAGAGGTGAGCTCGCCGTCGAGGAGGATGAGGTCGTCGGGGCGCGGGCGAGCCTGCTGGACGCCGTCGATGGTCAACGCCAGCCCCTTTGAGCCGAGGATGGGATAGAAGCGCGCGAGGCCCTCATGGGCGGCGAGCAGCGTGACGACCATGGCCGCGGCGAGGGTGAGGTTGGCCGCGAGCGTGAGGCCGCGGCGGCGGAAGAGGTAGCTTCCGAGGCCCATGGCCATCATGCCGATGGCGACGGCGGCGAGCGGTCCGCGGAAGAGTCCCATGGCGGCTCCGGTGAGGTCGAAGAGGTGGCCGAGGGAGAGATTGTAGAACTCTGGGTTCGCTGCAATGAGCGAGGCGATGTCAGTGCCCGGTGCGGAGCGGGGAGCAGCGATGGCGAAGTAGCCACAAACGAGGGCGATGAGCGTGGTAATGGGGGCGAGGAGGTAGAGTGACCACGCGAGGGCGCTTCTGCAGGCGGTGGTGTCGCTTTCGATGGGTGAGTTGCAGAGTGAGAGGTAGTTCGCGGCGGAGATGTTCCGCGAGGCTTCGACGGCGGCGTCGGCGCGGGCGAGGAGGCCGGCGGCGAGGAGCGCAAGAGCAGGAAGCGCGGGGAGGTTGTAGTACTCCTGGCGGCTGGAGGCGGTGAAGAAGCCGAGGACGAGGGCAGCCCAAAGCAGGAGAGAGAGCGAGGCTTCGTTTTCGCCGACCCACTGCGATGCGGCGGGGTCGTCGTAGGCGAGACGGGAGCGGTTGCGCAGAGTGCGGACGGCGTTGCGGATTGCTCCGGGAAGGAAGGCCGCCCACGGCATGACCCATATGGCGGAGAGCAGCCAGAAGAGAGGGATGGGGACCTGGCCGTAGTCGTGCGGGATGCGTCGGCCGAGGAAGCGGGCGATGTGCTCGTTGTAGAGATAGAACCAGGCCCAGCCTCCGTGCGCAGGCAGGCCGAGGCCAACGGGCAGGGGAATGGGCGGGGTCCGCAGGGCCGCGAGGATGTGCCACGGAGCCGCAATGGCGAGGAAGACCGCGGCGCTCGAAATGAGATGCAGGCGTGGAAGCAGACGCAGTTGCCGCGTAATGAGCAGGTAGAAGACGGCGAAGCCGACGGGGAAGACGAGGCCGATGAGTCCCTTGGTGAGGACATTGAGGGCCATGACGGCGGCGAAGGCGAGGCAGGGGAAGAGGGAAGACCCGAATATCCTGCGAAACCCAGGTCTCAGATGCGAGACCTGGGGCATCCGGCTGCGCGGCTCCTCAGACTGGACTCTTTCGAGGGCGATGAGGAAGAGGTGGACGCCGAGGGTCATCCAGAGGGCGAGCAGGATGTCCGGGATATAAAAGCGCGTGTAGAGGTAGGGGCCGATGCCGGTGGCCATGGCGAGGGCGGCGTAGAAGCCGCCGCGGTCGGGACTGGAGGCGGGCGAGACGTAGCGGAAGAGGCGGATGCCGAGTGCGTAGACGGCGAGCAGCAGAGCGAGGACAGAGAGCGCAAGGGGAAGACGGGCGGCCCAGTCGTAAGGACCAAAGATGCTCATGGAGCCGGCGGCCATCCAGTACATGAGCGGGGGCTTGTCGAAGAAGCGCACGCCGTTGATATAGGGAGTGACGAAGTTGTGGCGCTGGAGCATCTCGCGCGCGATCTCGGTGTAGATTGAGTCGACGTCGTCGAGAAGGCCGGGAGAGAAGAGGCCGCCGATCTGTAAGACAAACCAAGCGAAGACGAGAATCGCGACCGACCTAGGGCTCCAGTCGCGGATTTTGGACGGAGCTATGGTGGTAGTGGTGGCAGGCCGTAGTGATGGTGTGGCCTCAGCCACCAGAAACGTCTGGGTGGTGGCGAATTGGTCTACTCGAATCGGCAAAGGCGTTTCTCGGAGCGAGGAGAGGTGAGAGCTTTCTGTTTTTACTTTTTTCCTCAACTCTGCGGGGTCAGATGGCCGTTGTCAATGACAAGTTTGGGTAGGTCATCAGGGATGGTCCAGGGGGCGGTCGGTGAAGAGCGCCTTGCCGGAGGTCTCTTCGAGCAGAATCCTATTGTTGCCAAGCAGATGGTCGACTTCGTCGCGCTTTTCAAGCGGTACGAAGAGGATTTTGCGCTCGCCAGTTCCCCATATCCTGAGCAGATCGTTTGAGTTGAGGAAGATGGGAGGCGCGTCAGGGAAGGTGGAGCCGAAGATCATGGAAGATGAGCGTCCGTTGACGAGATCGACGTCTTCTCCTAGATAGAAGGGGATGGAGGAGCCGTAGGACTGGTCGCCGTACATGAGGACCCGGTTGTCGCGGGAGATTAGATGGTCGTCTTCGAGCTCCTGAATCTTTTCGGCGAGGTCCTGAGAGGAGAGCATGGGCGCGAAGCGGACGAAGGCGATGTGCGCGGCGATGAGGAAGACGGCGCTGGTGAGCGCGACGACGATGGTCGAGGCGAGATGGCGGCGGCGAACGCGAAGGATCCACGCGACCGCCGGGCCGATGGCGAAGGCGAGCGCGGCGAGCGAGGCGGGAAGGCGGAGCGCAGCGAAGCTGGGGCCGGTGAGGTCGAAGAAGTGCGACATGGAGAGGGTGTAGTCGCCGACACCGCGGTGGGCGAGCAGGTCTCCGATGTCGGGAACGAAGGGAAGATTGCGCGAGCTCCAAAGGCCGTAGGCGAGCGCCCCCGCCGCGCTGACGCCGACGACTGTAAGGATGGCGTGGGCGATAGTGAGCCAGCGACGGAAGGAGGGGGTTGAGTCGTAGGCGATCTCGGCGCGCGAGAGGGCCGCGGCGATGAGCATGAGCAGCGGAAGGTAGGCGGGGAAGGTGTAGTACTCCTGGTTGGTGGAGATTGAGAAGAAGAGGAGTACGAGAGTGGCGTAGATGGTGAGGAGCAGCGTGGTACGGGTGGCGAAGGTATCGACGGAGTAGCGGACGTAACGGAAGATTCCGCGGTCGATCTCGTCGTGGTGGTCGAGACTCTGGAGCTTGTTAAGCGCGTAGTGCGAGGCGGAGCGGCGCTGGGTGAAGACCTTGAAGCCCTTGATGAAGGCGATAGGAAAGAAGAGGCTCCAGGGAAAGAGCCAGACGAGATGGAGGCTCCAGAAGAGATAGCCGGGGAGCTTGTTGTAGTCCATGGGGTAGCGCTTGCCGAGGAAGCGCAGGAAGTGCTCGTTGACGAAGTAGAACCAGAAGAAGCCGTGGCCGTTCATGCCTCCGGTGTTGCGCAGGCCGGCGAGGATATGCCAGGGAGCCGCGATGAGGAGGAAGAGCAGAAGTCCGGTGACAGGCTTGAGGAGAGCGACGCGGCGGTAGGTTCCGGTCAGGATGACGTAGACGGTCGCTGCTCCGAAGAAGAAGACGAGCGCGACGAGACCCTTGGTGAGTACCGCAAGCGCGAGGGAGACCCACATGCCGTAGGCGTACCAGGCCTTGCGGCGGGAGGGCCGGCGCGTTGCCGAGGCGAAGGAGCCGTATTCGGTCGAGACGACGGTCAGGGACTTGTTGAGCACCGTAAGCAGGCAGTAGAGCGCCGTGCAGAGGAAGAGCGAGAGCAAAACCTCGGGGATGTAGATGCGCGT
It encodes the following:
- the dnaK gene encoding molecular chaperone DnaK, which gives rise to MAKIIGIDLGTTNSCVAVMEGGEPKVIPNDEGGRTTPSIVAFTKSGERLVGQVAKRQAITNPENTIYSIKRFMGRRFNEVNDEMKMVPYKVVQQGDHVAVSAQGKDYTPPEVSAMILQKLKKAAEDYLGTTVTEAVITVPAYFNDAQRQATKDAGRIAGLDVKRIVNEPTAAALAYGLDKKKDETIAVYDFGGGTFDISILEVGEGVIEVKSTNGDTHLGGDNLDQRIVDWLISEFKSESGLDLTSKGNEMALQRLKDAAERAKIELSTAQETEINLPFITADASGPKHLVRKLTRAKLESLVDDLLQKSVGPCKQALKDAGVDASKIDEVVLVGGQTRMPKIQQLVKELFGKEPHKGVNPDEVVAIGAAVQAGVLAGDVKDLLLLDVTPLTLSIETMGGVATGMIQRNTTIPTKKTETFSTAADSQTEVEVHVLQGERPMAAQNRTLGKFKLSGIPPAPRGIPQIEVTFDIDANGILNVTAKDNATGKDQKITITSSSGLSKEEVERMAKEAEAHAGEDKAKREEVEARNQLDSMVYNVEKMLKDSGEKVAASDKTDVESALEEAKKTLAGTPSASELNAAKDRLTTASHKLAEAMYKATSAAGTDGAASAGAAAGAHEEAKKDEGVIDAEYVDVDEKK
- a CDS encoding DUF4145 domain-containing protein encodes the protein MKAEIVGMKFRAASFTCPFCLVNSQQGWHQAIDTSRGSPGQPVEGLLTGKCLNCQERTVWYRDTLVFPKAESTAPLSTDHMPDDVKVVFEEARNVLSISPRSACALLRLCIQKICIHKGQSGENLNKDIGNLVIDGLSPQTQKALDVVRVIGNNSVHPKDIIEGDTDEIARYMFEVVNSIVDDLFGREERLRKAYAGLPQSVLEAIERRDRTANIKDTVNAGGE
- a CDS encoding Fpg/Nei family DNA glycosylase, producing MPEGNEIHRWAERHAAAFAGKVVRADGPQGRFADVDVIDGRRLERVMAVGKHLGYDFGKDRILHVHLGLQGDFTEGSGSLPAVKGALRLRMWNAAAIKKPAVPGVSKRHAWYSEDDGTGHIEPNKVAWVELRGPMDCSIYTQKKWDELVERLGPDPLNGDGPDRMIAKVAKSRKPIGELLMDQSVAAGVGNILRAELLFRARLSPFVAGKDVPEKTLRAMWKDLAPLIRAGMADRRIVTTKPKDRPHKTGAVLKEEAHYVYRRNGRPCFVSGTTVMKKEMAGRNLFWCPTCQAE
- a CDS encoding J domain-containing protein, yielding MATQTKDYYGTLGVKKTATAEEIRKAFRKAARKYHPDVNPGDKKAEEKFKEISEANDVLSDEKKRKIYDQFGFYSDNIDPAAAEAAARGGYSGGGFPGAGAGGRGGAQEVPFDFGGFDFSDFTTGGGHQQQGGGFGGSFRDIFSGMFTGGGHKARGPEPGTDLEYQISVDFWTAVRGGVTKLEITRQEVCPTCKGKSTTGGSAECPECHGTGQVTQMGGRMKFNIQCPRCGGSGKVHHACSTCHGEGVVTKKEQLEFRIKPGTRDGQRIRLAGKGNAGLNGGQPGDLYLIIKAGTHPVFTRVGDDIHVTVPVAIAEAALGAKIEVPTIDGRTQLKIPPGTQSGQKLRMREKGVPSAAREGVRGDEIVEVKLVVPKVQDERSKEILRELARLNPEDPREELFAKA
- a CDS encoding LolA-like protein, whose protein sequence is MRHLAGGLVLAGAVCFVGLRGARAEEPVAPTADEIVTRMMAKNAERQAELESYTSERRYRVEYKGTGGEHHAEIVVRAEYLGSGQMGAGQKRLTVVEESGSKMICERVLRKMVESEQEASEKANRMQMMLSPENYNIELVGQEPVDGVRAWVLQVSPKVASTFTYRGRVWVSEDDYAVMRVQGEPAKSPSWWISWASFDWRYERHGEFWLPEKSVAASHVRIGGDARLMIEYGTYQVIAKGEKRATTTTAQLIGAGFNQ
- a CDS encoding BrnT family toxin produces the protein MPGETERFDFEGTLFEWNRAKAASNLHKHGVSFGEAATVFGDEDGLLIGDPDHSEDESRFLLVGRSRLRRLLVVVLVERSERVRIISARRATLRERKAYEEGCQD
- a CDS encoding MerR family transcriptional regulator, translating into MATKRKNKGAYMISAVAEMYQIHPQTLRLYEREGLLRPSRSEGNTRLYTDEDLERLEFILNLARDLGVNIAGIAIVLQMRERMEEMNRQMQEFVDYVRTEMLSRMQHQQPPTAGLVPLRRPVVMPKKK
- a CDS encoding glycosyltransferase gives rise to the protein MSLFLRILFWVAAVGSVTSTIYLLMVVIAAVRFWLRRRRDDRVGEFLPPLSVLKPLHGKEPGLEKNLESFFTQDYPEFELLFCARHETDEGLRLAQAVGARHPQVQARYLTCGEPQYPNAKMYSLGVMAEAARNEHMVTSDADSRVERDLLRRVVQSLADPKLALASCLYLGTADVPNLATQLDAVGKSVEMGSGVLVADMVEGGTKFALGVVVVQRRKAFYDAGGYEDLGQYQAEDYVMGKRLAEQGQGVIMAPQVIRLVVPETSFAASFRNQLRWMQSTRRSRPAGHLGTGLTFSVPFGLLGLAWGVLTGRPELGALWLLGSCVNRWVQAGVMLKALGEPRWVWQALIYPLRDLLGWVIWFVSYLPAKVHYHGGQYLITPDGRYKQVP